In a genomic window of Nocardia fluminea:
- a CDS encoding DUF6918 family protein encodes MVAALSESLLDDAKRPAFLADAVEVLDAEVSDKGGASGLAVKGGYAAVKKISPTIVPDGLASLAPKLLDQLQPYWAEFTTSGSGTFADLLAAKSDEVAESLLAVTDARAESSTRPALKKVYSSMRGSAKKHVIEALPRVGDLVQKHAG; translated from the coding sequence GTGGTTGCAGCACTGTCTGAATCCCTGCTCGACGACGCCAAGCGTCCGGCTTTCCTTGCTGACGCCGTCGAGGTGCTCGACGCCGAGGTCTCGGACAAAGGTGGTGCGTCCGGCCTGGCCGTGAAGGGTGGCTACGCGGCGGTCAAGAAGATCAGCCCGACCATCGTTCCCGACGGCCTCGCGTCGCTGGCGCCGAAACTGCTCGATCAGCTCCAGCCGTACTGGGCGGAATTCACCACCTCCGGCAGCGGCACCTTCGCCGATCTGCTGGCCGCGAAGTCCGATGAGGTTGCCGAGTCGCTGCTGGCCGTCACCGACGCCCGCGCCGAGTCGTCCACCCGGCCTGCGCTGAAGAAGGTGTACTCGTCGATGCGTGGTTCGGCCAAGAAGCACGTCATCGAGGCACTGCCGCGCGTGGGCGATCTGGTCCAGAAGCACGCGGGCTGA
- a CDS encoding 1,4-dihydroxy-2-naphthoyl-CoA synthase, translating to MTFDPKLWQPVPGFEDLTDITYHRHIEQGTVRVAFDRPEVRNAFRPHTVDELYRALDHARMSPDVGAVLLTGNGPSEKDGGWAFCSGGDQRIRGRNGYQYADGETADTVDAARAGRLHILEVQRLIRFMPKVVIALVNGWAAGGGHSLHVVCDLTLASREHARFKQTDADVGSFDGGYGSAYLAKMVGQKFAREIFFLGRPYTAEEMHQMGAVNKVVDHDELENVALEWTADINGKSPQAQRMLKYAFNLLDDGLVGQQLFAGEATRLAYMTDEAVEGRDSFLEKRKPDWTPYPWYF from the coding sequence GTGACTTTCGATCCGAAGCTGTGGCAGCCCGTCCCCGGGTTCGAGGACCTGACCGACATCACCTATCACCGCCATATCGAGCAGGGCACGGTGCGGGTCGCGTTCGACCGGCCCGAGGTCCGCAACGCGTTCCGTCCGCACACCGTCGACGAGCTGTACCGCGCGCTCGATCACGCGCGGATGAGCCCCGATGTGGGCGCGGTGCTGCTCACCGGCAACGGTCCGAGCGAGAAGGACGGTGGCTGGGCGTTCTGCTCCGGTGGTGACCAGCGCATCCGCGGCCGCAACGGCTACCAGTACGCCGACGGCGAGACCGCCGACACCGTCGACGCCGCGCGCGCGGGCCGGCTGCACATCCTCGAGGTGCAGCGTCTGATCCGTTTCATGCCCAAGGTGGTGATCGCGCTGGTGAACGGCTGGGCGGCGGGCGGCGGGCACAGCCTGCACGTGGTCTGCGATCTGACCCTCGCCTCGCGCGAGCACGCGCGGTTCAAGCAGACCGACGCCGATGTCGGCTCGTTCGACGGCGGCTACGGCAGCGCGTATCTGGCGAAGATGGTGGGCCAGAAGTTCGCCCGCGAGATCTTCTTCCTCGGCAGGCCGTACACGGCCGAGGAGATGCACCAGATGGGTGCGGTGAACAAGGTCGTCGATCACGACGAGCTGGAGAACGTCGCACTCGAGTGGACCGCCGACATCAACGGCAAATCGCCGCAGGCGCAGCGCATGCTGAAGTACGCGTTCAACCTGCTCGACGATGGTCTGGTCGGTCAGCAGCTGTTCGCGGGCGAGGCGACTCGTCTGGCGTACATGACCGACGAGGCGGTCGAGGGCCGGGACTCGTTCCTGGAGAAGCGCAAGCCCGATTGGACGCCCTATCCCTGGTACTTCTGA